AACGGAGGGAACGGGGGAACTCGCGTCGCGGTCAGAACTGACCTGGACAATCGATTATGATGTCCACTAGCTCCGATGATCCATTGTTAATTTCTCATATGCAGTTATTTACAGATGTCAGGTGTAATTACAAtgtaataagaattattagatgctttccatttacatctgATAATTCTCACTTTTGACGTTATTCTctgtctttatatatttattaattgtcaaAAAGGATAGAACAACGTCACAATAAGTGAGAATCATCtgagtttttatataaatggaaagcacctattgttgaaaaaaaaacttgatttcTATGTTGAACAGCTGTCTAGCCAGTTTGTCATCTAACCTAACTTAACCTAAAACCTAAAACGTAACAAAGGATTATGCGTTGAGtgtaaaaaaaacctaaaattGGATAGGATTGAGGACAcgttaaatatcatataaaaaaaagaaggatgaCACGTGTGTCCGTGAATGATTTATAGTAACTGAAAGATCCTTCATTTCGCATGGCATATTCCTCGATTAATTCCATTTCTAATTTCTACCAacgtagattaactttaactCCAGGTTTAATTTgcttatctttttctagttttaagaattggaaaaaaatgaaaggcAAACtaaaccaagattaaaattaacctgtttgataaaaatggaCGTAAGGAAGATTCCACGTTTGAAGAGGAAAGTTTAAGTGGAAAGTCCCTTGTTTAAAGAGGGGagaaaaattcagaaaaaaaaagataatagagTACAGAGGTTTTGTGTCAAACTGGGACAGTCTGGTATCAACTGGAGATAAGATTAGTCTAATATCCCAAGCCTTAAAAACCTCCAACAACCGCGTGATGACAACGAATGATTAAATGTCATTATAAACGTGCGTAATAAATGATTGATAACCGTCACTTATAAGTTCACATCTCTTTCTTCGATCCATGGATTTGATGGTAAAAATGTCACATGTCGTTCGAAGGATAAAcgattacatatttataataattaaatggtACGCGATACGATCATAACCTtatggaatattatattacgataCAATCCCACAAGATAAAAGACTTATAGATTTGGAGATTAGGAAATAAACACAGAAAAGCACAGACGAGACGAATGAACGAGGGCAGAAACCTGGAATTTCGTGAAATTACACGGAAGTCGGAACACGAAAACATCGCGTTCTAACCCTACTCCCGATCATTGACGCGTCGCGCTGAGGTTCGTCGCGGCGTTTCCCGGAACCACTTCTCACGGCCGACGGCGATTGGCCGAGGCGAGCGGCCATCGCGGCGCcgcgcgtgcgcgcggccgcggcggacCGCGTTTAATTTCTCCGCGAATTTATCGGCCCGCCCGTGGGAATCGCGGAGAAAAATTGAGACGGAAAATGGAAACGCGCCGCACGCCGACACGCgggcgcgtcgcgtcgccgtgTGCGACGATCCGCTCGCGTTTCCCCCGGACGCGACGCACGTCGTCGGGGAAACGCGACGGACGCGCGACCGCGACGAGGAGCGGCGCGGCCTCccgtcgcggcgccccgcgGATTTTTCCTGGACCCGCGCGCGAGATTTTATTCTGCGCATGGAAAGCAATTTTGCCCAATCATAAATAGGGCTATTGTGGGGGGATGGTTGTATGCCCGTGGCGCATTTCATACATCCGAGTGTAATGGTAACCAGATAGAGAGGCGCCGCGCGCGGGGACCATCGGCCGGCGTTAACACCCGGTAAAATAtccaaaaaaaatatcaaagttgTACGTCGCGGTTACTCGGTGGCGGGTGGAAGTCGCGCCGCGCGAAAAATCGCCCTCGCGATCCCACACGCGGTCACCCGCGTCCGAAagtcctctctttctctccctgcTCCATCCGTTCTGAACGGATGGAGCCTCGCGCTCTCATTCCCGCCTTCTTCCCTCGTTTACGCCGTCCGCCGATCTCGTCGTCCTTCCCTCGCCTCGCGGCTCTCTGGCCGTCTCCCCGCTGAAGACGCGAGATCACcccgtttatttttttctctctttcacgcGCCGCGACATGTCGAACGTGACGTGTGTCGAATGGTGCACAGTGGTGTACGCGAGTGCGAGTCGTCGCGGCTGCCGACTTTTTACGCCACGTCCGCGTAGAACGCGGATATTCGCGTGCAACCGTCTGTGCGTgctacgtgcgtgcgtgcgcgcgcgctcgacCGAGTGATCCGTGACGTCAGTGGTCCGATCGGTTGTCACCTGTCAAGCCGATGCCGACGTGACCCTCCCCTTACCCCCGCTATCTCGTTCCCACCCTCTCGGTCCCTGTCTCTGTCGTCCCCTTTTTCCCCTTCGTCCTCCCGCTtccctctcgctctttctccaACTATCTCTGTCGCCACCCTCCCCCGATGCAACCCGCGAACGCAATCCGATCCGCGCCGCTCCTCCCCCTCCTGTGACTATCCTCGCGCAATGTCCCCTCTCGGTTTAACCTGTGCGATCGTCCCCCTTCCCCCCCTTTCATATTTCCATTTCCCTCCTCGCCCTTGCCCTCGCAGGGATTTTCTCCCTTCTTCCGCAGCCACCCTCGCTCGTTTCCTCCACCTCATTGTGCCAGCTTCCATCCTCGGCCCTCTCTCGTTTCATCTCGCTCTTTTCAGCGGCTATGCCAATGGCGTGATCTCGGCCCTTTTTTCGCGGTCAATCTCCAATTCCTCGTAAGAGTCACGACACACTCGACGAGCGTCGCCCTTTCGTCGTTCCGGCCGAGCGACGGTTTTCCGCGGAAGGCAATTAAGGGGGGCGGAAGCGAGTTTCGGGGGGCGCGATTCCACGTCCGACGGAGATCGCGGAGTAATTTTTCGGTTTTTCCTCGTCCCACGTTGGCTACGCCACTGATCAGAATCGCGCGATATCTATCCcttttctgtttctttctctctctctctttctcccttcgcGTTCCCTTGCGATTCTCTCCTGCCTCCCTTTTCCGCCCTTCCCCGGCagcggcagcagcagcagcagcagcttATTCACCCTGGTCGCCTCTCTGCCGGCCCGAAAACCGAAGCCGAGGCTTCGAAGCTCGAGCgcgaccaccaccaccactactACCACcaccagcagcagcagcaacagcagcagcagcagcaccaCCGGCACCGGCAACCCCACCCCACTTACCACCCTCCCATCCACTCCTCGATATAACCCCGCTCACTCCATCCGCCGCGACGACCGCAGACACAAAAACAATAACAAATCGATTCGTGGCAGCGATGGCGGCGGGGCGAAGGGGGAAGGGGTCAGCGCGAGGGGTAGGACGACTGCTGAGGCCCCCGGCGCGCGATGCGAGGGAGAGggcacgcgcgcgcaagagggagagcgagagaaaggggCGAACGCCGCCGGCGGGGGACAACGAGGAGGAACGTCCTCCTCCCCTCGGCGGTGCCCCTCCCCCTAGCCCCCCGTCCCCCCGtatctctttccctctttctggATATTGTATAGAGAACGTTATGCTAAAGTATGCATGCACGAGGGTCGGTCCAATGGTCAGGAATCTCGCGAGTTCGTTCGCTCTACAGCGACACGTATCCGGGACCCGGTACACCCGTTTTCTTCACCGCTCCGGTACTCGCGGATCGCGGCGACGccacgttttttttctcttcgcgTTATCTGACATCGTTATCATCATCTCTTCGTCTTCATCTCCTCGGTCTTTTTCGGCATCGACGTCGTCGACGTAATCGTCATGTGTGTAGCGTGGGAGGCGGTGCTAAGCTGCTGCTACGCGCGTGAACCTTCATTCGATCGGTAAGGTGGAGATCGGCGGTGGCCCGGCCTTGCGGTGGACGAGAGGGAGAGCACTGGCGGGGGATGATTCCGGCGTAATGACGATCGGCCCGAATTGTTGCGGTAGGCCACCATAGGGGCGCCCCCCCTTCCCCGCTCCAAGAGAAGGGGGAATTTCCTCGATATTCTTGCGATTTATTCGCCCGACCGTCTCACCTGACTCACCTCCTGTCGTTTGAGACGCGATATCTTTTCGCCGATCTCCCCACAGTCCACGAAAACCCGGCTCTTCTTCATTTCTTGAACAACTTTGAGAAACGATATTAACGGAATCTGCATACTTTATCTGTTGATCTTCGAATGCCacgtaaaaagatttaaatttagagaaaattaattaacggatCAGTAAAGGTAGCTCGCAGAACGAAATAGGGACAGTTGATTTTCCGCCAGAATCGAATACCTCGATCTGATCCGGAGAGGGGTGATCCCGGTCACCGAGTATCTGGGTGAACGCACGTGGACGGAGCTAGATATTCATTTGTCTATTGAAACTGGAGGGAGACGAGAACGTTCCTCTTAGGACAATTCGTAACGTCGAATGCTTCGCTTGTTTCGCGTGATCTCCCGATCTTGTGTTTATATAGGTTACAAATATATCTCTTTAAGCTTCATCTTTGTTCTCGTTCTATCAGGAAGACGTGGCTTACGACGACTGGTGCGAAGGTAAAATGATCCACGAGACGAGGAGGAGAACATCCGCGAGTCTCTCACATTTGAGGAGATACAGATCGAAAGTTGAGCTATTCTGACGACTCGAGCGGTATAGATCCGCGTGGAAACAACTTTGCGAGAGTGATAATGGGGCATCGCGATATGAAATATCTTGGGACGAGCAAAAGTCGATGTACGAAACGCGCATAATTCGCGTTCGAGAGTTTTCAGAAGAGTGCTAAGAGAGGGAAAtgaaggaggaagagagaattTTAGGGAGATAATCTTTCATGTCGCGTGACACTTTCTTCCGCATCGTTATCCCCGCTTCGAGCACGCTTCGAGACGTTTGACCTCGTAACTCGAATTACTCGAGATCGAATTACTTACCCCCGACCCCCGATGGTCTATTGCCTCTTGACGTGCTTCTGAAAATGTCTTCGCCCAACGAGATCCCTCggaaaaataactataaaataattacgaaattGCTTGGAGAAACATAATCGACAAAAAATGAGCATCGtgcattatttacaaatagATTTGATACatacgtttaaatatttcttaacgatttaattaaatgcagcTCGATATAGAAAGCGCATGTAGAtaacgattttatatatagataacaaATACTCGGCACGCTTGAAAATTGCACGTAAGTATTGATTCGAGGGCCACCactaatctctctctcttctcgctCCCTACCCTTCACCCTTTTTATACCGTGCAGTCCATACAAACATAATGAGGCACTCGAGCACTGTTTCCAAGCGATTCAATCTTTATTAGGTTCAGagtatatttctaattttatattcaacttCTCCGCACGTAATCTCAATGACAGTCCAATAATATACCGATACCTCGGAAATATACCAAATACTGGGACGATTTCTGAAACTGAGTTTTATCAGTTTTACTTCACACGtgaaattatatcttaaaaaaacgaacaaaaaaaaattggcttGTCCCAATTTAATCGTGAACTCTCGAATCCACGATCAATTCCACCGATACAAAATGTATAgtgaataaaaatagtttatttgcACGTCTCCTATATCTCTTGGAAATTATTCCATCCGAAAGAAAGATATCGCTGGACAATGGTTTTTATCGGAAAACACGCTTTTTTTACGTGTAAcactttttttacatcatattaatttcaaagcCAACGTGTACGTGTTTGTGTGcgaatactttttttattcactGTAAAACAGATACAACATATAGATTATATCCTACGAACCGATCCCACGGATCCTATCAACGGGCAATCGTAACGTTCCAGATGGAATATGGGATCTGGAGTCTTCACGTCGCGGGTGAACTTTGGGGTGACCCGCGTCTCGCCCGAAGGCATCCGATTCTGCCTTCCGGCGCGACGCAGATCCTGCCAAGGGCCGCGTTCGCCCTGAGCGCCCTGCACCGGCCCGACatgctgccgctgccgctgacggcggcggggccaCCCTATGTCCCGATGGAGCTGGTCACGAAACCAGCCTCGATCGCGTCCATCAATGCCGAGGACGCCGAGGACGCGGAGAAGAGCACGAACGGCGAAGATGAAGACCCTCCGCAGCGCGACGACAACGAAGGTAACATCGAAAAGGCCGATCAAAATGAAAACCAGGTAAGACAATTGTCTCATTATTATACGGCACGATATTGAGCCAATtggaacaaaaaagaaatactaatatataaacaaatttataattgaaaattttttcaaattaaataaaaattggcaaATAGTTTTGAATAAAGCTGTGAGATCTCTGGTGAGAAATGGAAGCCTGAAATTTAAGTTGTATCAGTTTTCATGTAAACTCATGtctaacatttttaattgtaatacaagCACAGGGCCACAGGATATGTTTTTTTGCATGTACCGATTAGACTTGCGTGCCAAACGAAAGCAATGACAACGAAGATGCCGGTGACGAGAGCGATACCGGTAGCACCAACAGTTCACATCGATCGGCAAACAACAATCTATCAATCGCGAAGCTTCCCGATCCGATGGCATGCTTGGCCCTCGACAAGGTCGGTCCGCGAAACTATGTTATCCGATGCATGAACATTTAATTGCTTGGCACATTCGAATCTGAAACCGATTCTTCGATTTTTGTAACATAATCAGTCATACACCGACTTTGTGTGTGTCggcattatattattaatattttaccacTAATATTCAGGAAGGAACTCCTGTTCTGAACGGCTGGGTACTGGGTGCTTACACAGCGATGCTGGGCAGACTGTCTGCCGCCACTGCGGCATTAGAAGCGACGGAAGTTCCCAATATTCCCTCCGACAGTGATTCCGAGAGCGAGCACTCATCCTACACTGAAAAGTACGTAGAATGAATAGAATTGATCATAGTCAAGCCACAATTATactttgtttttcttaaagaTCATTTTACCTTAAGAAGGACTTAACTTCAAGTTCATAAAATTTGCTATTGAAATTAAGATCGCAAAGTTGTGGGACAttacattgttattattacattagtTGGTGACAATAATATTACGTGGTTTAAGATCGAGAGGCAGCAGTCCGAACGTGAGCAGCGTTCATCGCGGCTACTCGTGCGGCTCCTGCGATGTGGTGGCACCGACGAGACCGGCTCTGAGAAAGCACATAGCCGATTGTCATCCCGCTCTGTCCGGCACGGAGACTGGGGAGACCAAGAGGTGTCCGTCCACGGGCTGTGACTTCACGACGAGCAGCAGGTGCGAGATGGAGACCCACGTGGCGGCGCATGTGGCCCAGGGAATGACGCCTACGGGGAAGAAACGCTCGCTGGCCTTGCAACGCGTCAGGTATAGGTACTCGaacaattttacataactAACTACATCTAATCTGTGTTTTATCGAAAAAGAGATCCTTTCGaatcttttattcttattacgGAATAAAACTCTTATTAGATATGGAATGAAtggaataaaagaaagaaatgtatCTCTTTTTTGGgggaaaatattattgcattctTTCAACTACCATTTCGCAATGTTCTCAGGTACGAGAGGGAGGAATATCGGTGCTCGCTATGCTCGTACGCATGCACGATCGAGAAGGCATTTCAAAGACATCTGCGAGCGCACGCGAGAGGCACCGCGCCGGAGACTAGGGTGAGTTGCGCCGTCTGCGGTGCCGACCGATCGTCCGAGGTCGATCTCAGCAGGCATATGCGAAGGCATCGCGATGACCGGTACTTTTGCTGCGATATCTGCATCTTCCGCACAGTGCAACTGAAAAAGGTACTTGAAATATTACTTGTTTTTGCCACAGAGGtgttaattatacatacataacgCTCATTTGCTACAACAATGACATAACtcagaaaacaaaattttccaaaaaataagTTTGAATGTTttgaatcattaaaattatacttttaaacgCGATTTTGATGCAATAACTGATTTGTAgaagaacaaaaatatctaGCTATATATTAGCTCTTCATTCTgtgtattgaatttttactCTCCTTTTGCAAACAGTTATCAAAAAGTGACAATTTTTGAGTTATGTCATTGTTGTAGCAAATGAGCGATATATACAAGAAAGCAAAAATTAAGGATTGACtatgttaattatatcttgGAACTTTTACAGCTAATACAACATCGTCGTATGCACACGGGCGAGAAGCCGCATCTGTGCCCGCACTGCGCTTACCGAAGCGCACGTCGTGACAATCTACGCAGCCACGTACGACGAGTACATAAAAAGGAGAATCTCTATTGCGACACCTTCAGTCCGCGTGGCATGTTAATAACTCCCTCGCTGTTGGCCTCCTCGAGGGATACCACCGATGTCGACCTGGTACAGAGCCCGGCATCCTCGCCGTCCTCAAATCCGGACGTGACCAACTAGCGAAAACGCCCCCGAAGAACGAAGAGAAGAGCAACGGCCCTGAGAGACTTGCGGGAAAAGAAATCTGGGACTCGCCTGTCCTTTATACGTCCTCATTTTGTCAATACTGCGATCTAGATATATTAGAATTTACAGGAAGGCTTGTACAAGTGCTGAACTTGGCGGACAAACGAAGGAGAATCGCGATGAGGTGAAAATTAAATCcgagaaaaattaagaattatttataattttacgaaaaaaaaagcaatttaagAGGTAAACTAGAAGCAGAGAGTTAAGATAATTTACGAAATTGACATGAATAGAGAAATGAAGTCGAAAGAAAAACTGTTTTCCAATCCAAGAAAAACGGATTGTTTTCCAAATCAGCATCGGCAAGGCTTCCCCTTTTAGACGTTAGGAAACGTATAGATTATTGCATGCGAACGtcgataatttaatgtaaccTTTGAATTCTAACGAGATCTTGTATTAGCTATGTAAACGTCCAAGTGTTACATTA
This sequence is a window from Temnothorax longispinosus isolate EJ_2023e chromosome 11, Tlon_JGU_v1, whole genome shotgun sequence. Protein-coding genes within it:
- the LOC139822135 gene encoding uncharacterized protein isoform X2; this encodes MEYGIWSLHVAGELWGDPRLARRHPILPSGATQILPRAAFALSALHRPDMLPLPLTAAGPPYVPMELVTKPASIASINAEDAEDAEKSTNGEDEDPPQRDDNEGNIEKADQNENQTCVPNESNDNEDAGDESDTGSTNSSHRSANNNLSIAKLPDPMACLALDKEGTPVLNGWVLGAYTAMLGRLSAATAALEATEVPNIPSDSDSESEHSSYTEKSRGSSPNVSSVHRGYSCGSCDVVAPTRPALRKHIADCHPALSGTETGETKRCPSTGCDFTTSSRCEMETHVAAHVAQGMTPTGKKRSLALQRVRYEREEYRCSLCSYACTIEKAFQRHLRAHARGTAPETRVSCAVCGADRSSEVDLSRHMRRHRDDRYFCCDICIFRTVQLKKLIQHRRMHTGEKPHLCPHCAYRSARRDNLRSHVRRVHKKENLYCDTFSPRGMLITPSLLASSRDTTDVDLVQSPASSPSSNPDVTN
- the LOC139822135 gene encoding uncharacterized protein isoform X1 codes for the protein MEYGIWSLHVAGELWGDPRLARRHPILPSGATQILPRAAFALSALHRPDMLPLPLTAAGPPYVPMELVTKPASIASINAEDAEDAEKSTNGEDEDPPQRDDNEGNIEKADQNENQTCVPNESNDNEDAGDESDTGSTNSSHRSANNNLSIAKLPDPMACLALDKEGTPVLNGWVLGAYTAMLGRLSAATAALEATEVPNIPSDSDSESEHSSYTEKSRGSSPNVSSVHRGYSCGSCDVVAPTRPALRKHIADCHPALSGTETGETKRCPSTGCDFTTSSRCEMETHVAAHVAQGMTPTGKKRSLALQRVRYRYEREEYRCSLCSYACTIEKAFQRHLRAHARGTAPETRVSCAVCGADRSSEVDLSRHMRRHRDDRYFCCDICIFRTVQLKKLIQHRRMHTGEKPHLCPHCAYRSARRDNLRSHVRRVHKKENLYCDTFSPRGMLITPSLLASSRDTTDVDLVQSPASSPSSNPDVTN